The Halorubrum sp. BV1 nucleotide sequence CGGCGCTCCGCGAACACGACCACCGGTACTACGTCCGTGCCGATCCGCTGATCGCAGATGAGACGTACGACCGACTGTTCACGCGGCTCCAGAGGCTCGAAGAGACCTTCGACCTCTCGACTGAACACTCCCCGACACGACGCGTCGGCGGCGAGCCGCTCGACGAGCTGGACACCGTCGAGCACCTCGCGCCGATGCGATCCATCGACAACGCGACCGAGGCCGACGCGGTCCGCGAGTTCGACGAGCGCGTCCGGCGCGGCGTCGCGGACGCAGGGTTCGACCCGGACGCGGTCGAGTACGTCTGCGAGCCGAAGTTCGACGGGCTCTCGGTCGAAGTCGTCTACGAGGACGGGGCGTACGTCCGCGCTGCGACCCGCGGCGACGGGACCGAAGGCGACGACGTGACCGAACAGGTGCGAACGATCCGCTCGGTCCCCGAACGGCTCCGGGGGAACCCGCCGGCTCGCCTCGCGGTCCGCGGCGAGGTGTACATGCCGCGCGACGCCTTCGCCGCGTACAACGAGGAGCTGATGGAGCGCGGCGACGAGCCGTTCGCGAACCCCCGCAACGCCGCCGCAGGGACCCTCAGACAGCTCGATCCCGCGGTGGTCGCCGAGCGCCCGCTCGACGTCTTCTTCTTCGACGTGTTGGCGTGGGAAACGGCGGCGGAGGGCACGGACGGTTCGCCCGGTTCAGACGGCGCGGACGGCCCCGACGACGCGGACGGCGGCGGCCGGCCGAACCGCCCCGACACGCACTGGGCGGAGTTCGACGCGTTCGACGCGTTCGGGCTCCGCCGGACCGACCGGATCGAGCGGGTCGGCGACATCGATGCGGCGCTCGACTACCGGGACCGCCTCATGGCGGACCGCGACGACCTGAACTACGAGATCGACGGCGTCGTGATCTCGGTAAACGAGCGCGCCGCTCGCGAGGCTCTCGGCTCGACGGCACGGGCCCCGCGGTGGGCGTTCGCGTACAAGTTCCCGCCGCGAACCGCGACGACGACGGTCGACGGAATAACGGTTCAGGTCGGTCGAACTGGGCGTCTCACGCCCGTCGCCGAGTTGGACCCCGTCGACGTCGGCGGGGTCACCGTCTCGCGGGCGACGCTGCACAACCCGGCCGAGATCGAGGCGCTCGGGGTGAACGTCGGCGACCGCGTCCGGATCTATCGCGCCGGCGACGTGATCCCCTACGTCCCCGACGTGGTCGAGAAGCGGTCGGAGGGGACGTACGCCTTCCCCGAGACGTGCCCGGTCTGTGGCGCGCCGGTCGAGCGCGACGGGCCGCTCGCCTTCTGTACCGGCGGGCTCGGCTGTCCCGCGCAGTTGGAGCGGGCGATCGAGCACTGGGCCCGGCGCGACGCCCTCGATGTCGAGGGACTCGGCCCCGAGCGCGTCGAACAGCTCCGCGAGGCCGGACTCGTCGAGTCCCTTCCGGACCTATACGACCTGACTGTCGCCGATCTCGCCGCACTGGAGGGATGGGGCGAGACGAGCGCAGAGAACCTGATAGCCGAGCTCGACGAGACTCGATCGCCTCCGCTCTCCGACTTTCTCGCTGGGCTCGGGATCCCCGACGTGGGCGCGACGACAGCCCGCGCGCTCGCGAGGCACTTCGGCGACCTCGATGCGCTCCTCGATGCCGACGAGGACTCCCTCCGCGAGGTCAACGACGTCGGCTCCGAGGTCGCCGACTCGATCCGGACGTTCCTGGACCGCGAGGAGAACCGAACGGCGATCGCGGAACTCCGTGATCGAGGGATCGATCCCGAGCCGGTCGAGACGGACGCCGCCACCGAGGCGGCGGACGCGCTCTCCGGTCTCACCTTCGTGTTCACCGGGTCGCTGTCGGTGACTCGCAGCGAGGCGCAGGCGCACGTCGAGTCGCACGGCGCGTCGGCGACCTCGTCGGTGTCGGGGAACACCGACTACCTTGTCGCCGGCGACGATCCCGGCCGCTCGAAGCGGGACGCCGCCGCCGACGAGGACGTTCCCGTGCTCGACGAGGACGCCTTCGCCGACCTCTTGGCCGATCGCGGCGTGGACTGGCCGCCAGCGGGCGACGAGTAGGGGTGGGACGTCTCGACCCGCAACCCTTTATCGGGTGACGCGGGAACAGAGGCGTATATGACCGCAATCGAACTGCGGGGCGTGACGAAGGAGTTCGCCGACGTCACGGCCGTTCGGGACCTCGACCTGACCGTTGAGGAAGGGGAGGTGTACGGCTTCCTCGGACCGAACGGGGCCGGCAAGTCGACGACTATCGACATGGTGCTCGATCTGGTTCGGCCGACGGAGGGAACGGTGGCCGTGCTCGGCCGCGACGCCACCCGCGACGGGGTCGACATCCGTCGCCGCACTGGCGTTCTCCCCGACGGATTCTCCGTGTACGATCGGCTCACGGGCCGGAAGCACGTCGAGTTCGCGATCCGGTCGAAAGCGGCCGACGACGATCCGGACGCGCTCTTGGAGCGGGTCGGGCTCCTCGACGACGCGGACCGCAAGGCCGGCGGCTACTCCAAGGGGATGCGCCAGCGGCTCGCGCTGGCGATGGCGCTCGTCGGCGACCCCGACCTGCTCATCCTCGATGAGCCCTCCTCGGGACTGGACCCGGCGGGCGCAAAGGAGATGCGCGAGATCGTTCGCGCGGAGTCGGACCGCGGTGCGACGGTGTTCTTCTCGTCGCATGTGCTCGAACAGGTCGACGCCGTCTGTGACCGCGTCGGTATTCTCCGCGACGGCGAACTCGTCGCCGAGGACTCCGTCGAAGGTCTTCGCGAGGCAGTCGGAAGCGAAGAGACGCTGGAGATCGCCGTCGACGCGGGCGGTGCGACCGGGGCGCTCGACTCCGCCGTCGAGGCGGTGCTGGCTCTCGACGGCGTCAGCCGCGTCGACCGCGCCGGCGACACCCTCGTGGTCGACTGTGCCGACGACGCGAAGACGCGAGTGATCGCCGCGGTCGAAGACGCCGGCGTCACGGTCAACGACTTCCACACCCGGGAGGCGTCGCTTGAAGACCTCTTTCTCGCGTACACCGAGGGCACCGCACCGGCGACTCGCGGCGACTCCGGGGCGAGCACTGGAGCGCACGATGCGGCTCCCGACGCACCCGCCGACGAGACGACTGCTGACGCCGCCGACGCAGTCACCAGTGATGCCGCCGACGAGACGGCCGCCGACGGCGACGATAGAGTGGCCGCCGACGGCGAGGAGGTGGGCGAATGAGCCTCGTTGCCGTCGCGGAGAAAGACTTTCACGACGCAGTCCGTTCCCGGGGGATGGCGATCCTCGTGGCGCTGTTCTCGGTGCTCGTCGCGGTGTTCGCGTTCGTGATCCGTCCGACCGGACAGAGCGAGCAGTTCGCGACCGAGCTCCTCTTACGCTTCTTCGTCGGCCCCTTCCTGGTGACGACGCTCGTCCCGCTCGTCGGCGTCGTAGTCGGATATAATGCGGTCAGCGGCGAACGCGAATCCGGCTCGCTGAAGCTGCTCCTGTCGCTGCCGCACTCGCGGGCCGACGTGGTCTTCGGGAAGGTGGTCGGCCGCGGGGCGGCGCTGTCGCTCGCGGTGGGTGCCGGATTCCTGCTGCCGGCCGTCGTCTTGGCAGGTCTCTCGTGGACCGGCCAGATAGCGGCGTTCAACGCCGGCTCGTACCTCGGGTACACCGTCTTCGCCGCCGTCCTCGGCGTCGTCTTCGTCGCTATCGCGGTCGGGTGTTCGGCCGCCGCCTCGACACAGCGACGGGCGCTGATTGGCGGCGTGTCGATCTACGTCCTCTTCGTGCTGCTTTGGGGCGCGATCACCGGACAGGTCCTCGGAGCCGCGAGCCCGCTCATCGACCCGCTCCCGGTGTCGACGACGCAGATCCGGACGTTCCTGCAGGTCGCGAACCCCACCGCAGGGGTCGAAGCGCTGACGAACGCGTTCCTCGGCGGTCAGCTGTTCTCCGGCGAGTCTGTCAACCGACAGATTTCCGCGGCGTCGATGCTCGTGTTCTGGACGCTCGCGCCGCCGCTCGTCGGTCTCTGGAAGTTCGACACCGACGACCTGTAGGCCGCGACGTCGCCGGAATCGGCTACTCTAACACGACTAACACGTCGCCCATGTCGACGCTGTCGCCGTCGGCGACCTGCACGCTCGCGACCGTGCCGCCGCGCTCGGCGACCACGTCGTTTTCCATCTTCATCGCCTCCAGCACGCAGACCACGTCGCCTGCAGCGACCTCCTCGCCCTCGCTCACGTCGACGGAGAGGATCGTCCCCTGCATCTCCGCCTCGATCGCCTCGCCGCCCTCGGCGACGTCGACCCCGCTGTCGCCGCCGTCGTCGGACGTGGCCTGCGGGGGGCGCTGCTGGCCGCCACCGCCTCCGCTGGTACCGCCCTCCGGCACCGGAATCGCGGGCGCACCGCGCTCTTCCAGTTCCACCTCGAAGCGCTTCCCGTTCACCTCGACGGTGAACTCGCGTTCGGTCACCTCCTCGTCCTCGTCCCCGTCCGCCGAACCGATGGTCTCGGACCCCCACTGCCGCTGGGCGTCTTGGATACGCTCGCGGTCGAGTTCCTCGTCGAGGTACTTGGTCGTGTGCGTGCCGTCGACGAACCGCTCGTCGCCGAGCATGAGCCGGTGGAACGGAACGATCGTGATCACGCCGTCGATGTCGTACTCCGCGAGCGCTCGCTTCGATCGCGCGAGACACTCCCCGCGGTCTTCCCCCCACACGATCAGCTTCGCGATCATCGAGTCGTAGTCGGTGACTAACTCGTCGCCCTGCCGGAGCGCGTCGTCGACGCGGACGCCGATTCCGCCCGGCGGATCGTACGTCTCTAACGAGCCCTCGTTGGCGGGCTGGAACTCTTCTGCGGCGTTCTCGGCGTTGATCCGGAACTCGATAGCGTGACCCGAAAGCTCGACGTCGTCTTGGGAGACGGAGAGTCCCTCGCCGCTCGCGACCCGGAGCTGTTCTTTGACGATGTCGATCCCCGTCAGCTCTTCCGTGACGGTGTGTTCGACCTGGATCCGGGTGTTGACTTCGAGGAAGTAGAAGGGCGTGTCCGGTCCGAGCGGCTCGTCGGGGTCGCGGTCGGGGTCCTCCTCGACGAGGAACTCGACCGTCCCGGCGTTGGTGTAGTCGGCGGCGGCGACGCCGCGGCGGGCCGCTTCGCCGATCTTTTCGCGCAGCTTATCCGAGAGCGCGGGGGAGGGACCCTCCTCTATCACCTTCTGATGGCGGCGCTGGAGCGAGCAGTCGCGCTCGCCGAGGTGGACCACGTCGCTCTCGTCGAGCGATCCGCCTCCGTCGCCGAATGTGTCGTCGCTCGGGTCGCCGTTTCCATCGTCGGACGCCCCGGCGTCTGGGTCGTCCGCGACGATCTGCACTTCGACGTGTCGCGGCGTCTGGAGGTAGCGTTCGAGGTAGACGGAGTCGTTCGAGAAGTACGCCTCGCCCTCGCGTTTGGCCGATTCGAGCGCCTCTTCGGCCTCCTCGGCGCTCTCGACGACCTTCATCCCGCGGCCGCCGCCGCCGCCCTCGGCTTTGATCGCGACCGGGTAGCCGTGCTCGTCGCCGAACTCGCGGACCGCCTCGGGCTCCGTGACCGGCTCCGTCGTCCCGGGAACGATCGGCACGTCGGCGTCGGCCATCACTCGACGGGCGTGGGTCTTCTCGCCGAGTCGCTCCATCGCGTCGCTCGACGGGCCGATCCATGTGATCCCGTCCGCGCCCTCGACGCGCGCCGCGAACTCCGCGTTCTCGGCGAGGAAGCCGTAGCCGGGATGGATCGCGTCGGCGTCGGCGGCGCGGGCGGCGTCGACGACTGCCTCGCCGTCGAGGTAGGAGTCGGCCGCTCGCGCGGGACCGACGTTGTACGCCTCGTCCGCGTACCGGACGTGGCCGCCGTGTTTGTCGGCGTCGCTGTACACGGCCACGGTGTCGACACCGAACTCCGCACAGGCGCGCATCACCCGAACCGCGATCTCTCCGCGGTTCGCGACGAGAACCTTGTCGAACATTCCTGCGGGAGTCTTCCACCATAACCCACCTCATTCTATCGGTCCGAGCCGGCGATCGGCGAGCCGGCTGACAGTCCGATCCGCCCCGCCCGAGTCAGAACCGATCGGCGCGTCCCGCGGCGGTCCACGGGTCCGTCGGTGCGCCGTCCGCGACGCGGACTCGCCGGCGCTGGAGTCGGTCGATCCGACCGACGAACGACCACCGGTCGCCGTCCCAGCCCCCGTCGTCGCGCTCGGCGGCCACAGCCGCCGCGGCCGCTTCGCCGTCTCGGAGGTGCGCGGCGACGGCCGCCGCGATCGCGGCGGCCTCCGCGTCACCGGCGTCGTCGGGGATCGACAGTCCGGCGAGGGCGTCGCGGGGCGTCTGTCTCGTTCGATCTGGCTCGCGGTCGTCCGCGGGCTTGGGTGCGTCAGCTGCCATCAGATCGGGATGTTGCCGTGTTTCTTGTCGGGCGACTCCGAGCGCTTCCCCTTCAGCATCTGGAGGTCGGATATCAGTCGCGCACGCGTCTCCGTGGGTTCGATCACGTCGTCGATGAAGCCGCGGTCGGCGGCGGTGTAGGGGTTCGCGAACTCCTCGCGGTACTCGTCGATCAGCTCCTGTCGGCGCGCGTCCGGGTCGTCGGCGTCGGCCAGCTCCTCGCGGTAGAGGACGTTGACCGCGCCCTTCGGCCCCATCACCGCGATCTCCGCGGTCGGCCACGCGTAGTTCACGTCCCCGCCGATGTGTTTCGACGACATCACGCAGTAGGCACCGCCGTACCCCTTCCGGGTGATCACCGTCAGGAGGGGGACGGTCGCCTCCGAGAAGGCGTACAACAGCTTCGCTCCGTGACGGATGATCCCGTTGTGCTCTTGATCGGTGCCGGGCATGAACCCGGGCACGTCCTCGAAGGTGACGATGGGGATGTTAAACGCGTCACAGAAGCGGACGAACCGTGCGCCCTTCTGACTCGATTCGATGTCGAGCGTGCCGGCGTTCACGCGGGGGTTGTTGGCGACGACGCCGACCGAGTGACCGTCGAGCCGGCCGAAGCCGACGACGATGTTCTTCGCGAAGTTCTCTTGCACCTCGAAGAATGACCCCTCGTCGACGACGCTACCTATCACCTCTTTCATGTCGTACGGCTTGCGCGGCGCGTCGGGGACGATCTCGGTCAGCTCGTCGTCCGCGCGCTCGGGGTCGTCCCACGGCTCCACGCGCGGCGGGTCCTCGACGTTGTTCGCGGGGAGATACGAGAGCAGCCGCGCGATGTTGTCGAGTGCGTCCTCCTCGCTCTCCTCAGCGAAGTGCGCGACGCCGGAGGTCGACGAGTGCGTGACAGCGCCGCCGAGTTCCTCGAAGCTCACCTCCTCGCCGGTCACCGTCTCGATGACGTCCGGCCCGGTGATGAACATGTGCGAGGTGTCTTTCACCATGAACGTGAAGTCGGTGATCGCGGGGGAGTACACCGCGCCGCCGGCACACGGTCCCATGATCGCGGAGATCTGCGGGATGACGCCCGATGCCTCCGTGTTCCGCCGGAATATCTCCGCGAAGCCGCCGAGCGAGGCGACGCCCTCTTGGATGCGCGCGCCTGCGGAGTCGTTGAGGCCAACGACCGGCGCGCCGACGTCCATCGCCTTGTCCATCACCTTACACACCTTCTCGGCGAACACCTCGCCGAGCGAGCCGCCGAAGACGGTGAAGTCGTGCGCGAACACGAACGTCTTTCGGCCGTTCACCTCGCCGTATCCCGTCACGACGCCGTCGCCGGGGATCTGCTGTTCTTCCATCCCGAACGTGTGGTTTCTGTGGGTGCGAAAGCGGTCGAACTCGTGGAACGTCCCGTCGTCGAGGAAGTAGTCGATGCGCTCGCGCGCGGTCATCTTCCCCTTCTCGTGTTGGGAATCGATCCGGTCTTCGCCGCCGCCTTTCGCCGCCGTCTCGCGCCGCTCGCGGAGGTCGTCGATGCGGTCGTCCATCGTCACGCCGGACCACCCTGAATCATTACCTCGACGGTCACGAAGCGGCGTCAAAAGGATTCCCCTCTCCGACGTTTTCGGGATCGACGCCCGTCGAACGTCTGCTGTGACCTCCCCGGTCGCCGGTGCGGTGGCGACCGCGCTGCGGGCGCTGACGTGATCGAACCACTCCCGAGCGGCACTCACTGCCCCTGTCTGCGGTTCACACGCGGACGGGCGGTTCGACGCTTTTAAACCTCCGATGGACCACTTTCCGCTGAGACAGGCTTCGCCTGTTTCACTGACCCGTAGGAGCGACCTGCGTACTACGGAGGTGAAAATGGCAGACACAATACAAGAGGCCGTGACCCTCGCACTCGACGATGCCCCCGAGCGGAACTTCCGCGAGACGGTGGACATCGCCATCAACCTGCGAGACCTCGACCTCAACGATCCGTCGAACCGCATC carries:
- the ligA gene encoding NAD-dependent DNA ligase LigA encodes the protein MTNAPSGSTTRYADPDENPYVEAPPTDFEPAESLSAEAAAEQAALLRAALREHDHRYYVRADPLIADETYDRLFTRLQRLEETFDLSTEHSPTRRVGGEPLDELDTVEHLAPMRSIDNATEADAVREFDERVRRGVADAGFDPDAVEYVCEPKFDGLSVEVVYEDGAYVRAATRGDGTEGDDVTEQVRTIRSVPERLRGNPPARLAVRGEVYMPRDAFAAYNEELMERGDEPFANPRNAAAGTLRQLDPAVVAERPLDVFFFDVLAWETAAEGTDGSPGSDGADGPDDADGGGRPNRPDTHWAEFDAFDAFGLRRTDRIERVGDIDAALDYRDRLMADRDDLNYEIDGVVISVNERAAREALGSTARAPRWAFAYKFPPRTATTTVDGITVQVGRTGRLTPVAELDPVDVGGVTVSRATLHNPAEIEALGVNVGDRVRIYRAGDVIPYVPDVVEKRSEGTYAFPETCPVCGAPVERDGPLAFCTGGLGCPAQLERAIEHWARRDALDVEGLGPERVEQLREAGLVESLPDLYDLTVADLAALEGWGETSAENLIAELDETRSPPLSDFLAGLGIPDVGATTARALARHFGDLDALLDADEDSLREVNDVGSEVADSIRTFLDREENRTAIAELRDRGIDPEPVETDAATEAADALSGLTFVFTGSLSVTRSEAQAHVESHGASATSSVSGNTDYLVAGDDPGRSKRDAAADEDVPVLDEDAFADLLADRGVDWPPAGDE
- a CDS encoding ABC transporter ATP-binding protein, which codes for MTAIELRGVTKEFADVTAVRDLDLTVEEGEVYGFLGPNGAGKSTTIDMVLDLVRPTEGTVAVLGRDATRDGVDIRRRTGVLPDGFSVYDRLTGRKHVEFAIRSKAADDDPDALLERVGLLDDADRKAGGYSKGMRQRLALAMALVGDPDLLILDEPSSGLDPAGAKEMREIVRAESDRGATVFFSSHVLEQVDAVCDRVGILRDGELVAEDSVEGLREAVGSEETLEIAVDAGGATGALDSAVEAVLALDGVSRVDRAGDTLVVDCADDAKTRVIAAVEDAGVTVNDFHTREASLEDLFLAYTEGTAPATRGDSGASTGAHDAAPDAPADETTADAADAVTSDAADETAADGDDRVAADGEEVGE
- a CDS encoding ABC transporter permease subunit, with the translated sequence MSLVAVAEKDFHDAVRSRGMAILVALFSVLVAVFAFVIRPTGQSEQFATELLLRFFVGPFLVTTLVPLVGVVVGYNAVSGERESGSLKLLLSLPHSRADVVFGKVVGRGAALSLAVGAGFLLPAVVLAGLSWTGQIAAFNAGSYLGYTVFAAVLGVVFVAIAVGCSAAASTQRRALIGGVSIYVLFVLLWGAITGQVLGAASPLIDPLPVSTTQIRTFLQVANPTAGVEALTNAFLGGQLFSGESVNRQISAASMLVFWTLAPPLVGLWKFDTDDL
- a CDS encoding biotin carboxylase N-terminal domain-containing protein is translated as MFDKVLVANRGEIAVRVMRACAEFGVDTVAVYSDADKHGGHVRYADEAYNVGPARAADSYLDGEAVVDAARAADADAIHPGYGFLAENAEFAARVEGADGITWIGPSSDAMERLGEKTHARRVMADADVPIVPGTTEPVTEPEAVREFGDEHGYPVAIKAEGGGGGRGMKVVESAEEAEEALESAKREGEAYFSNDSVYLERYLQTPRHVEVQIVADDPDAGASDDGNGDPSDDTFGDGGGSLDESDVVHLGERDCSLQRRHQKVIEEGPSPALSDKLREKIGEAARRGVAAADYTNAGTVEFLVEEDPDRDPDEPLGPDTPFYFLEVNTRIQVEHTVTEELTGIDIVKEQLRVASGEGLSVSQDDVELSGHAIEFRINAENAAEEFQPANEGSLETYDPPGGIGVRVDDALRQGDELVTDYDSMIAKLIVWGEDRGECLARSKRALAEYDIDGVITIVPFHRLMLGDERFVDGTHTTKYLDEELDRERIQDAQRQWGSETIGSADGDEDEEVTEREFTVEVNGKRFEVELEERGAPAIPVPEGGTSGGGGGQQRPPQATSDDGGDSGVDVAEGGEAIEAEMQGTILSVDVSEGEEVAAGDVVCVLEAMKMENDVVAERGGTVASVQVADGDSVDMGDVLVVLE
- a CDS encoding acyl-CoA carboxylase subunit beta, whose amino-acid sequence is MDDRIDDLRERRETAAKGGGEDRIDSQHEKGKMTARERIDYFLDDGTFHEFDRFRTHRNHTFGMEEQQIPGDGVVTGYGEVNGRKTFVFAHDFTVFGGSLGEVFAEKVCKVMDKAMDVGAPVVGLNDSAGARIQEGVASLGGFAEIFRRNTEASGVIPQISAIMGPCAGGAVYSPAITDFTFMVKDTSHMFITGPDVIETVTGEEVSFEELGGAVTHSSTSGVAHFAEESEEDALDNIARLLSYLPANNVEDPPRVEPWDDPERADDELTEIVPDAPRKPYDMKEVIGSVVDEGSFFEVQENFAKNIVVGFGRLDGHSVGVVANNPRVNAGTLDIESSQKGARFVRFCDAFNIPIVTFEDVPGFMPGTDQEHNGIIRHGAKLLYAFSEATVPLLTVITRKGYGGAYCVMSSKHIGGDVNYAWPTAEIAVMGPKGAVNVLYREELADADDPDARRQELIDEYREEFANPYTAADRGFIDDVIEPTETRARLISDLQMLKGKRSESPDKKHGNIPI